Proteins encoded within one genomic window of Paraglaciecola psychrophila 170:
- a CDS encoding esterase/lipase family protein, with protein sequence MKKIIIAAVVLSLGLISPFVLANSCKDPVVLVHGNAATPASWDNTFNLLLSQGYSSTDIYRPNWGSKNCASCNNHSGSEETLVRQAINDAIANSCSGQIDVIGHSMGATLAAQQISKLAAASYVDTFVGIAGAFRGLYSCGIYPFNVWSSTCGYYGLSIQSPFLDSLYGEHLGDKIYSIKSNIDQIVCATGVCVVYGVHSSSIWNEDASFTYSLGHFGLQTDTAQKQIDLIQ encoded by the coding sequence ATGAAAAAAATAATCATTGCTGCAGTTGTTTTATCTCTTGGTTTAATTTCGCCCTTTGTACTCGCCAATAGCTGCAAAGACCCAGTGGTACTAGTACATGGCAACGCCGCAACGCCGGCTAGCTGGGACAATACCTTCAACCTGCTGTTAAGTCAGGGTTACTCCAGTACAGATATTTACCGTCCCAATTGGGGGTCGAAAAACTGCGCCTCATGTAACAATCACAGTGGCAGCGAAGAAACGCTAGTCAGGCAGGCAATCAACGATGCTATCGCCAATTCCTGTAGCGGCCAAATCGATGTTATAGGACATTCTATGGGCGCAACCTTGGCAGCTCAGCAGATTAGCAAACTTGCTGCAGCATCATATGTCGATACCTTTGTGGGCATTGCAGGTGCGTTCAGGGGCCTGTATAGCTGCGGTATCTATCCATTTAATGTGTGGAGCTCAACCTGTGGTTATTATGGTTTATCCATCCAAAGTCCCTTTCTGGACAGCTTGTATGGTGAGCACTTGGGCGACAAGATTTACTCAATCAAGAGTAATATCGACCAAATCGTCTGTGCAACCGGTGTCTGCGTTGTTTATGGTGTGCATAGCAGCAGTATTTGGAATGAAGATGCTAGCTTCACCTACTCTCTTGGCCATTTTGGCTTACAAACCGACACAGCACAAAAACAGATCGATTTAATCCAATAA